In Flavobacterium lacustre, a genomic segment contains:
- a CDS encoding sce7726 family protein: MKHVDNNFVINKMRSYSSVFSSTYFSKLIQNDDYSFINSNIKKYDLAQVGIKFNTYHDYISYIYKELKSKYRNEYIYKNTFINELLLDKYGVKNTVAINEFRVGNSIADIVMFNGTSKAFEIKTELDSNKRLSNQLLDYKKIFKHNYIITHEALADKYLKYDESVGIIILVERNKSLKMKEIRASVENSEICPNTIIRSIRTSEYKDIIKNYYGKLPEMNSFNMFSKCEELIAEIPSDELNRLFINQLKLRKSNTLKIATFQKELRQMGLAMNINEKVHAQLLVKLNKSIQI; the protein is encoded by the coding sequence ATGAAACATGTTGACAATAATTTTGTGATAAACAAAATGAGAAGTTATTCTTCCGTTTTTTCAAGTACTTATTTTTCAAAATTAATTCAAAATGATGACTATTCATTTATAAATTCCAATATTAAAAAATATGACCTAGCACAAGTTGGAATTAAGTTTAATACATATCATGATTATATAAGTTATATTTATAAAGAACTAAAATCTAAGTACCGTAATGAGTACATTTATAAAAATACCTTTATAAATGAATTACTTCTAGATAAATATGGCGTAAAAAATACGGTAGCTATCAATGAATTTAGAGTAGGTAATTCAATTGCAGATATTGTAATGTTTAATGGAACTAGTAAAGCTTTTGAAATTAAGACAGAATTAGATTCAAATAAAAGATTAAGCAACCAGTTATTAGATTATAAAAAAATATTTAAACATAATTATATAATAACCCATGAAGCTTTAGCTGATAAGTATTTAAAATATGACGAATCAGTTGGAATTATTATTTTAGTAGAACGAAATAAATCTCTGAAAATGAAAGAGATTCGGGCTTCTGTAGAAAATTCTGAAATATGTCCTAATACAATCATAAGGTCTATAAGAACTTCGGAATATAAAGACATTATTAAAAATTATTATGGGAAATTACCAGAAATGAATAGTTTTAATATGTTTTCAAAATGTGAAGAATTAATAGCAGAAATTCCATCAGATGAACTAAATAGATTATTTATTAATCAACTAAAATTAAGAAAGTCTAATACTCTAAAAATAGCAACTTTTCAAAAGGAATTGAGACAAATGGGACTTGCAATGAATATTAATGAAAAGGTGCATGCACAATTATTAGTTAAACTTAATAAATCTATTCAAATCTAA